The Actinomadura graeca nucleotide sequence CCCGCTGATGCGGCGCCAGGCCGGCGGCCAGGCCCGCGAGGGTCCCGCCCGTCCCGCACGGGCAGCACGCGACGTCGAAGCCGCCGAGCTCGGCGCCCAGCTCGGCACAGCCCCGGACGGCCGCCGCGTTGCTCCCGCCCTCGGGCAGCAGCAGGAAGCCGCCCCAGCGTTCGCGCAGCGCGGCCAGCACGTCCGGCTCGTGCTTGCGGCGGTAGGCGGGGCGGTCCAGGTAGCCGAGCCGCATCCCCATCCGGGCGGCCTCGGCCAGGGTCCCGTTCAGCGGCAGGTGCTCCTCGCCGCGGATGATCCCGATCGTGGCGAACCCGAACAGCCGGCCCGCCACCGCGGTCGCGCGGACGTGGTTGGAGTAGGCCCCGCCGAAGGTCAGCACCGTCCCGTGCGCCCGCGCGGCGGCCACGTTGTGCTTGAGCTTGCGCCATTTGTTGCCCGGCAGATCCGGATGGACGAGA carries:
- a CDS encoding 1-aminocyclopropane-1-carboxylate deaminase/D-cysteine desulfhydrase; its protein translation is MTSPVVELEDERIAAHGLRLFLKRDDLVHPDLPGNKWRKLKHNVAAARAHGTVLTFGGAYSNHVRATAVAGRLFGFATIGIIRGEEHLPLNGTLAEAARMGMRLGYLDRPAYRRKHEPDVLAALRERWGGFLLLPEGGSNAAAVRGCAELGAELGGFDVACCPCGTGGTLAGLAAGLAPHQRAIGFAVLRGGFLDAEVERLQRETYGGRRGTWRVEHGFHFGGYARRTGGLDAFADDFAGRHGLVLDRVYVAKMMSGIFSLAGRGAFPPGGRIVAVVTG